The sequence below is a genomic window from Salvelinus namaycush isolate Seneca chromosome 2, SaNama_1.0, whole genome shotgun sequence.
GCTCCTAGCAACGTCAttttgctgagtctacctttgaAGTTGGTATAGCACTCTCACTCACGGGTGCAATAAATGTAGCCTCTTACAATGCACGCCTCAAAATATgctaaagctagaatccttagtttcAACATGCATTGTTGGacatataaattaatgatatacacccattaattcttgaagaatataacttgcaCTACGTGAACTAAAGTAtgaggacacctgctcgtcgaacatctcattccaaaatcacaggCATTAACATGGAGCTGGTTCCCCTTTTCTgctaacagcctccattcttctgggaagcctttccactagatgttggaacattgctgcgggcacttgcttccatttagccacgaGCATTAGGGAGGTTGGGCACtgttgggcgattaagcctggctcgcagtaggcattccaattcatcccaaaggtgttcgatgggattgaggtcagggctctgtgcaggccagtcaagttcttccacaccgatctcaacaaaccatttctgtaagaacctcactttgtgcacgggggacttgtcatgctgaaacagtaaagggtcttccccaaactgttgcgaCCAAGTTAGAAGCACAGAGTCATCtcgaatatcattgtatgctgtagcattaagattgtccttcactggaactaaggggcctaacccgaaccatgaaaaacagccccagaccattattcctccaacaccaaactttacagctggcactatgcatttggcaggtagcgttctcctaacCCAGCTTCATCCATTGAACTGCCAGATGTTGAAGTGTGATTTATCaatccagagaacgcgtttccactgctccagagttcaattaCAGTGAGCTTTATAACACTCcggccgacgcttggcattacgcacggtgatcttaggcttgtgtacgtCTGTtcgtccatggaaacccatttcataaagctccctacgaacagttattgtgctgaagctgcttccagaggcagtttggaactcggtagtgagtgttgcaaccgaggacatatGATTTATACGCGCTACAGCActtggcagtcccgttctgtgagcttgtttggcctaccactttgcggctgagccgttgttgctcctagacgtttccacttcacaataacagcacttacagttgaccggggcagctttagcagggccGAAATTTGGGGAAtttacttgttggaaagatggcatcctatgacagtgccacattgaaagtcactgagctcttcagtaaggccattctactccTAATAtttgatacacctgtcagtaacgggtgtggctgaaacagtaaaatccactaatttgaaggggtgtccacatacttttgtaaatatagtgtataaatgcctcatgagcttagttcatctattgcaccccatcagaacccaaaatatgtaCTTGTTTTACTCCAGTGTTTGTTAACAATGTAAATGTTAATAAACACTGTATAGCCATAAAACATGCATGGTTAAAACTATTATTTTTatgtcatggatggtcagtccttgcatccatagctctgtctttgaatttgagagtggttacatttctccaggcgtATCCATCaactgtttaccaaaacagaggagGGGTGGCAGCTTTGTTATTGTGTAATTTTTTACTCAGTGTTATTCAAGTGGTAATACATTTGTAGTAATACATACATTTTCTTAAGATTTATTTTCAACCACATCCCCTGTTGATTTTGTTGTTAATTTGAAGGTGATATTGGGTCATGGCCAGTCTGCAGCAAGAGTACCCCCTGGTCCTGCTGGGGATTCTGGAGGAGCTTGCTGCTATGCGCCACTGGCTTTCCTTTCAGGACCTGTGTAGAATGGTCAGCACCCGCTTCGACCTGCAGCACCTCACAGAGCTTAGGAGCCTGCTGTTCTCCGCAGCCTGCCGCGATCCCTGTTTCCCTGCCACCCTCTTCAGAGACAGGGTCAACCCTAAGGGACTGGGGACATCCCCGATTGGCGTGGCAGCTGACATCGTCACAATATTCAACCTCATTCAAATGACGGGTGGGGTTCCTGACGAGGCCCAGGCGGCCCAGCCAATGAAAGCTCAGCTTGGCCCCAATATCGACCAATCCCCGGGGCCCTCTTTGCAAATTTCTTTGCCCATCGCTGACGAGGTGAGATTCTCCAGCCGCGATAGGGTGCGCACACTGTCAGACTCTCAGACCCTCTCAGGCCCTATCGACCAGAGCTTTCTCTGGACCAAATCAAATTACTCATTCCGCAAGCGTGCCAGTCTCCCTCCTgatcccctctctctggtctcgtCATCCCCTCCAGGCCGTGCCAGGGCTGTGTCTTTCGACTGGCGCCACAACACCCCGCTGTTCGCTGGCAGTGGAAGCATCCCAGGCCAGGCCATGCAGAGCATCTACCTCCCCCTGGAGACAGACAGCGAGTCCTCAAAGGATTCCTTGAGTGGAGACTCGGCACCCAGGGATCCCGGATCAGAGCCGGGATCGCAGCCGGGATCGGAGCGGCATTCCTGCACGAAGAAGAGAGGTATTTTTAAGATGGACTTCCACAACCAGTCGCACCTTGTTCCCGAGGTGACCATTAGTACCGTGACCCCGAGAGTAGgagtaggaggaagagggaggcaggAACTTTTCACCAATCGCAGCTTCGAGATGCTCTCCAACCCGTATCCTTCGCACACTGTTGGTCAGCCTTCGCCGGACCGCCAGGCCAAGCATGAAAGCCTGGATGACCTCCAGGACTCCACATACTTTGGCCCAGGTAGTACTATTCCTGAATGGTCCCCCCTCCACCTCCAACACCCCAGGACCCGTAGGCCAGGATGGACGGACAAGAGCCTCAGTCTGGATGACAGGTTGGTGGGCTTGGATGGCTCCGAGGGCTTCCTTCAGAGACTTGCCCCCAGCCCCACCACAAACCCTGGTGAGTGGTTGCCCCCTTCAAAGGGATGGGAGGGGACCGTCAGTCCCAGACCTGAAGGAGTAGGGTGGATGGCCTGCAGTACGAGCACCCAGACAGACACCATGCCGGGCACGCGGCACCTGCGGAGCCTGGTGCAGGCCGACCACCTGTCCTTCATGACCTCGATGGACAACCCCGACATGATAGGCGAGGACGACATCAGCACCATCTTCCGCTTCCTGGATGACATGAGCATGTGCGGCTCCACAGGGTACATCTGCCCCCCCGACGGGGGCCCTTCGGCAGCTCAGGACACCCCGGAGGCGCGGCGCGGCCGCCTGGGCCAGCTCCAGAGGCTCTTCCATTCGCTGGACGGCAGTGAAGATGGCGGGCTCAAGGCCAGCGTGTGTAAACTCCTCCTGAGAATGGGCCAGATCGAGCAGAGCCTGGAGTCCCTGTCCGAAGTCAAGGCCGAGATCTCCCAGGTGCTCTCCTTCCTCCAGCGGCTGGACGAGAAGATGCAGGAGCAGGCCGTGGGAGGTAGGCAGGGAGGTAGGTGGCTGGGACCCGCCAGCGGTGGTGAGTCTTCCCTGGGTGTGCTAAGCCATCCGCTCAGCCCTGGGTCTGGTGGCTCCTCTGAGCCCCAGCCCCTGTCTGTATCTGGGCATTCGTTTGGTAGCCTGGACTGGAACCGGTGGGGGAAGATGGAGGAGAACAGAGGTGTGAGCGAAACCAAAGTGGGGAAGAAGGGGGTGCTCTCTCGGCAGGCTTCTTGCAAGAGTGGCGTGGACTCCAAGCGGCCAAGCATCATCTCCATCTTATCTGCACGGGATTGGACGGTGTCTTTCTCGAAAAGTAAAGATGACAAGGCCCAGCCCGGGAAAACAGGACAGGTACTGTACCAACTTAGTTAgtgcaacagtgtgtgtgtatgtgcatgcatgcatgcatgcatgcattcgTTTTGGAGATTTGGATTTGGagtgagtgtgatagtgtgtgcgagtgtgagtatgtgtgtgtgtgttttagtgtgtgtgtgtgtgctcattttGTTGCTAAATCAGGAGTTTAGCTGTGTGTGTCTTGTAAGGCAGTCTTAGGGTCTGGGTCTGACCTGTTACCTGCTCCATATAGTTGTATGTTGCTGTTTGGATCTAGCCTGGTCAACCAGACTGCTGCGCTTGCGTTTCGTTTCATGTGAAGTGAATGTGAGCTATCGCAAGATCAGTCTGGTTTCACAAGGCTAGTGGCTAGTTGTGTGAGGATAAGGAATTATAAACTCTGTGGATTTGGGGGTTTTAGGCAGAAATTTGAAAGAACTAGACTAATACGGAGACTAAAACAAAACTAAAGCAGAACTTGAGTCAGACATTAGCTGGCCTGTTGGTCAGACTATGTGGTTTAGGTGGTCAGTTGTTTACTTAGTCAATTATTCCCATAGCTCTTTTACTGGCAATGCAAGACTGCCTTTCAGTAATCAGTATTTCCCCACTTCTCCAAACAAAGGCAAGAGCAGGTTTGCTTGTGTTTATGCAGTTTGTTCACATATGTATTCCATATTTGTTCCTGCCATTATGTTTGATTtattttcctctcttcctcccatccatccaCATTTCCTCTTTCACATCTTTGTCCCACCCTCCATGCAGACGGACCAATCAAACAGCTCTGCCCAGAGTCACAAACTCCCTCCTCAAAAACACTCCCACTTGGTGGAGCAGGTGTCCAACTCTTCTCTCTTCCGTCAGAAGGGTGGCGGTTTGACCAATCCAGGGTTGTCCTCTGGGTTGACCTCTggtttgacctctgacctccgTTTGGCTGAGGGGAGAGGAGCCCCGGTCTGGAccgtggaggagagagaggccagaATGTCCCCTCTGGACCtacaggtactgtatattttgACCTTGTTGACCTTTTGGTAGCGCAGTACTTAACGACAACTGTGGGCCACATTAAATCAACTCACGGGACCCGTCTGACCGCCAGTACTAGCTCCCTGCTTTCCAAGAGGAAATGTTTGATTGCTTTTCCTAAGCACATGATCACATATGTCTTATTATAATCTTATATGCTGTAAATGTTCAACAGACTGAACAAATTAGTTATTTAGTCAAGATCATTATGAGATTATACTAATACATTATACATATGACATGTCTTTTGATGCATTATACCTGCATTATAATGCATTAAATAAAGTTTAGCTTTCTCCTAAAATTATACAAACCAGGATTAGTCAGTGAACCTTCAGAAAATATAgaatcccgtgtggctcagttggtagagcatggcacttgcaatgccaaggttgtgggtttgattcccacaggggaccagtatgaacatgtatcactcactactgtaagtctatctggataaatgactaaaatgtaaatgtaaaatgtatatctGAACTGGCATCCAAAAAGAACTTCCAATGAATacgataaaaaaatatatatatatataaaaaaatgtaccccatttttctctccaattttcgatctcgctgcaactccccaactggCTCGGAAGGcaaaggttgagtcatgcgtcctccaaaacatgacccgcctaaccgcactccttaacacccgccagcttaacccagaagccagccgcaccaatgtgtcggaggaaacactttTCAACTGGCGACCGGGGTCAGCCCACAGGCACcgggcctgccacaaggagtcgctagagcacgatgagtcAAGTAAAGtcccaccggccaaaccctcccctaacccggatgacgctgggccaattgtgcactgtcTTATGGGACTctcggtcacggccggttgtggcacagcccgggaatgaactcgggtctgtagtaacgcctttAGCCCTACATgcgatgcggtgccttagaccattgtgccactcgggaggccccagtGAATAATACGTTTAATGGAACAACTGGAACGGTTATCTACTTGACTGGCATGATAGAGTGGTGACCTTATGTTTTGTCTCGTAGGCCCAGGACTCTCTAAACCCTAATAACCTGGAGTTTTGGATGGAGGACATCTACACGCCAGGTTACAGCACACTGCTGAGGCGCAAAGAGGCCAACCAGCGCAGAGCCAAAGCCTGCAAGCTGGGGGCGCTCATCTTCACTTCCATCACCGTCATCCTCGTCATCGTCATCCCTATCGCCACCATGAGCTCTTGAGGCTCTGTATGCATGCCAGACAGGAGACCTCCAAACAAAAATACTGATTTGATTTGTTGATTGGCGATGACGGGATGGTGGGATTCTGAATGTGGTGTTGAAGTGATACTTTTTTCATATAACGGTGTAGGGGGAGTAATGTGCCCTACATTTACCATGCTCTTGCACCAGTGTACTCAGGAGAGAGTATTAAGGAAAGACCAAGCTAAACGATTGCAATTTCTTTGTGAATCTGGCGCCATGTTATTACAATCTGTTATGGCCTTATCCTGTTGCCCACATACCTTACTGGGCTAATTTCTTTCAAGCACAAATTTTAAAAATGCATAacagtaaaaagcacagcatttatgtaggcctactgtctgcCATTATTTATCATTAGTTATGTTGAATAAAATATTTATTTGTCATAATGGTTTTCGCTCCAATTTTGCCATCCATGTGCGGGAAATCAGTGATTTCCTCTATATTTTACTGGCTATGTCAATGCAGTCTTTTGATGAGAAACCTCCCCTgtttgttgatgttgatgttgatgttttgGGCCTTAGGGATATGGAAAAGGAAGCCTTTGCCAGGAACCACTTTGTGAATTGAGGATTCTCTGTGTAATCTAATTTATGTTATACCAGTCTACCATGttagtgtactgtatgtacacagacacacacacacacatgcgtgtgcatgtacacacacacaaacacacacgtgcatgaatgcacacacacacacacgtcacattgacacatacactacatacaatCACAGCCAAAATTCCTATGATGTGATCGTCAAGGGATATGCAGTCTTACTGGTTCTGTCACATTTCCCTTGGGAAGAATGTCTATGTTGTAGTTGAATGTACTAGTACTACTTGTACCGAGGTCAcctggggttagggctgatggTTCACAATATGGAGATTGACTGTCGCAGTGCTTTGGAGGGTGATGTGAAAATGTAAGGCCAAAGTTTGTTTTGCTGTGCTGGCATTGCAGCAGACCCTGAGCcctcacccacccacacacacaggatgtTCAGAGTGTGGGGGTTGGGGGAGGGGTCGGATCCATGCATTGCTTCCTCTTAAGTGGATGTGTGTCGACTAAGTGTTCCCCTCGAGTCTAGTTGCAGATCCATTACTGTTGTTGTGTTGGTGCCACAGGAAAGCCCTAACCATGTACTCAGCACAACGCTGCCAGCCTGTGGGGATTCAGTAATGCTAATGACCCAGAACTTCTCCACAACACTGGATCCCAAACTTAGTTTTCAGGACCCATCTACAACTTTAGGACTTTTCTCGAGACCCACTAAATAAAGAAAGCAAGTATCCAGTTTTAAGGAACGAGCCAAAAGGAGTCTGCTGTGACCAACCATATTTGCTCACAATGCATGCACGTTACTATCAAAAAGCGTTATTCCACCCCATGTACACAACGCATTTTTCTGCGATAAACAATCTGCATGTTCGACTTGTTTTTGTTACAATGATGTTACCCTGATAGTTTTGTATTGCCGACTCCTTGATAGTGGTCCTGATAGTAGAGTTGGCTTTTCTCCTGTACGCTCCTACTGTTACAGATAGTTTCAGGTTTCACTGTAATCACACTCATGTGTGAGCACAATATTG
It includes:
- the LOC120028239 gene encoding major intrinsically disordered Notch2-binding receptor 1-like, giving the protein MASLQQEYPLVLLGILEELAAMRHWLSFQDLCRMVSTRFDLQHLTELRSLLFSAACRDPCFPATLFRDRVNPKGLGTSPIGVAADIVTIFNLIQMTGGVPDEAQAAQPMKAQLGPNIDQSPGPSLQISLPIADEVRFSSRDRVRTLSDSQTLSGPIDQSFLWTKSNYSFRKRASLPPDPLSLVSSSPPGRARAVSFDWRHNTPLFAGSGSIPGQAMQSIYLPLETDSESSKDSLSGDSAPRDPGSEPGSQPGSERHSCTKKRGIFKMDFHNQSHLVPEVTISTVTPRVGVGGRGRQELFTNRSFEMLSNPYPSHTVGQPSPDRQAKHESLDDLQDSTYFGPGSTIPEWSPLHLQHPRTRRPGWTDKSLSLDDRLVGLDGSEGFLQRLAPSPTTNPGEWLPPSKGWEGTVSPRPEGVGWMACSTSTQTDTMPGTRHLRSLVQADHLSFMTSMDNPDMIGEDDISTIFRFLDDMSMCGSTGYICPPDGGPSAAQDTPEARRGRLGQLQRLFHSLDGSEDGGLKASVCKLLLRMGQIEQSLESLSEVKAEISQVLSFLQRLDEKMQEQAVGGRQGGRWLGPASGGESSLGVLSHPLSPGSGGSSEPQPLSVSGHSFGSLDWNRWGKMEENRGVSETKVGKKGVLSRQASCKSGVDSKRPSIISILSARDWTVSFSKSKDDKAQPGKTGQTDQSNSSAQSHKLPPQKHSHLVEQVSNSSLFRQKGGGLTNPGLSSGLTSGLTSDLRLAEGRGAPVWTVEEREARMSPLDLQAQDSLNPNNLEFWMEDIYTPGYSTLLRRKEANQRRAKACKLGALIFTSITVILVIVIPIATMSS